Proteins from one Alphaproteobacteria bacterium genomic window:
- the lspA gene encoding signal peptidase II yields the protein MGLGLAGIIFVLDQLSKWIVLNHLMVPPQNLRVTSFLNIILAWNRGVSFGLLSSNNPYGVWILASIAFAFAFVLIAWIWRSDSKMLAIAFGMVLGGAVGNLIDRLRFGAVTDFLDFHVHGYHWYTFNIADIGIVVGVGLVIIEHLKEMWFQK from the coding sequence ATGGGCCTGGGACTTGCGGGAATTATTTTTGTTTTAGATCAACTTTCCAAATGGATTGTTTTGAATCACCTCATGGTTCCTCCTCAAAATTTAAGGGTTACTTCATTTCTGAATATTATCTTAGCCTGGAATCGTGGGGTTAGTTTTGGACTTCTCTCGAGCAACAATCCTTATGGAGTATGGATTCTAGCTTCAATTGCTTTTGCATTTGCTTTTGTTCTGATAGCCTGGATTTGGCGGTCTGATTCAAAGATGCTCGCCATTGCATTTGGTATGGTCTTGGGAGGTGCTGTTGGTAACTTAATAGACCGTCTTCGTTTTGGTGCGGTTACAGATTTCCTTGATTTTCATGTTCATGGCTATCATTGGTATACATTTAATATTGCAGACATTGGCATTGTTGTCGGCGTTGGTCTCGTGATTATTGAGCATTTAAAAGAAATGTGGTTCCAAAAATAA
- a CDS encoding DUF3035 domain-containing protein, which translates to MKIISEKQLSYKKYFLTGFLLNTLILGGCDSFRNALGLDHSSPNEWNTAEPSPGLILPPDFASRPKLPPPTPGKPNPHAIPETAKAQKTILGDDYHIDSARTSSQGEKELIEKASENQEVPADIRKKVDEEAQIDGNVSEKIITQIKNWKKEASENLTLSRPNTTDQKVENNLDAGKKTTPPEKEGE; encoded by the coding sequence ATGAAGATAATTTCTGAAAAACAATTAAGTTATAAAAAGTACTTTTTAACAGGCTTTCTATTAAACACTCTTATTTTAGGAGGATGCGATAGCTTCCGAAATGCTTTAGGTTTAGACCACTCAAGTCCTAACGAATGGAACACCGCAGAACCAAGTCCAGGCCTTATTTTGCCCCCTGACTTTGCTTCACGCCCCAAGCTGCCACCTCCTACACCAGGGAAACCTAATCCGCACGCTATTCCCGAAACGGCAAAAGCCCAAAAAACAATTTTAGGAGATGATTATCATATTGATTCAGCTCGTACTTCTTCACAAGGAGAGAAAGAACTCATTGAAAAGGCATCAGAAAACCAGGAAGTTCCTGCAGATATTCGTAAAAAAGTTGATGAAGAAGCCCAGATTGATGGCAACGTCTCTGAGAAAATAATCACACAAATAAAAAATTGGAAAAAAGAAGCCTCTGAAAATTTGACTTTATCACGGCCTAACACCACAGATCAAAAAGTTGAAAATAATCTTGACGCTGGCAAAAAAACGACCCCCCCAGAGAAAGAAGGAGAATGA